GACTAAAAACGAAATTTGTCTTAGAAAACTTAGATACATTAAGAAAGAATGGTAGATTAACCAGTATTCAGGCGCTTCTATGCAGTGCCTTAAATATAAAGCTGGTTATGTCAGCAACTGCAGAAGGAACCATCATGAAATTAGGTCAGGCAAGAGGTATCGCAAAAGCCTTGCTTGAAATGATAAAAGCAATCGAGCGAGACGTTGTGAAGCCCAATGAGAAGACAATAGCCATTGCTCACTGCAACAATTATGAGCGTGCGAAATTTGTTAAGGAAGAGATATTGAAGCGGATTCCATTTAAGGATTGCCTTATTGTAGATACTGCAGGTGTCAGCTCCATGTATGCCAACGAAGGTGGAATTATAACAGCATACTAGAGGGGATGCATATGGATGCTTGCTACCTTTCCCCGGAGACATTAGTAATATGACACTTATGCCCTTTAATGGTTTTCACATGTTTTACGGGGAACCATCCAGCCAGACAGTGGCTTTTATGAGGGTTGATAATATCGAAAAGCTACATTCATTTATTAAGAAAAACGGTTGGGATAAAATAAGCGAAATAGAAACGCAGCACTGGGGTGGTAAAGAGTGTAGTGTTACAACAATCGATGGTGGTGTAATGAGGTTTTTCCAGTTGGATTAACAATCGCTATAGTTAAGAAATAAATAGATAGTAAGCGGCACCAAATGATTCAATAGGGATTATGAAAAGTCATAATCCCTATAATATAATGAATCAGCTTCATTTTTCCTACATGTCATTTCATTTTGAGGGGCTGTAATATATGGAAAATATGATGCTCTTTCAT
The nucleotide sequence above comes from Variimorphobacter saccharofermentans. Encoded proteins:
- a CDS encoding VOC family protein; the protein is MTLMPFNGFHMFYGEPSSQTVAFMRVDNIEKLHSFIKKNGWDKISEIETQHWGGKECSVTTIDGGVMRFFQLD